The following coding sequences are from one Panicum hallii strain FIL2 chromosome 5, PHallii_v3.1, whole genome shotgun sequence window:
- the LOC112895158 gene encoding putative pentatricopeptide repeat-containing protein At1g64310 yields the protein MRGNLPCAAAAAAAASSNGAALPLSFSHTKQLHARLILASPAPADLRLLVLRSYAARGDLALARRLLDEAPRPASPLLYNAIIRAHARRLDLPAALALFARMRRSATPPDARTFACVVRACVDCSCPGAVKVVHGVASSRGMCRHPIVGSALVSGYAKLGLVDDARRVFDGLRDPDLILWNSMMSAYGYQGMWHDGLQMFSAMWRAGEQPDGYSMVSLVSCFWDPEALAFGQVVHGLCVKGGFDSGHHVRSALVSMYMRCGCMESGQSLFRNFPDADLVTWSSLITGLLQTGKYMESFDLFRQMCFTGRRPDRILIASVLSACASTTAISCTREVHCYVVRLGADKDIRVSSSLMDAYAKCGFADLGYWVFRQIPNKNSVMYNTVISNLGSHGFATKAIEVLDEMVNDDLRPDSATFSALLAACCHVGNLEEGWKLFRRMRDEFEIVVEMEHYVYMVRLLATFGQLKEAYDLIKTIQIQPDCGVWGALLWGCCVHRDSSLGRIVAEKLFEFNPDKAAYRVLLSNLYASQEMWWDAEEIRDELSKEEMYKNIGISWVGEVKK from the coding sequence ATGCGCGGGAACCTCCcatgcgccgctgccgccgccgccgccgcgtccagcAATGGTGCcgccctccctctctccttctcccACACGAAGCAGCTCCACGCGCGCCTCATCCTCGcctcccccgcccccgccgacctccgcctcctcgtcctccgctcCTACGCCGCGCGCGGAGACCTCGCCTTGGCCCGCCGCCTGCTGGACGAGGCGCCCCGCCCGGCCTCGCCGCTCCTCTACAACGCGATCATCCGCGCCCACGCCCGCCGCCTCGACCTCCCCGCGGCGCTCGCACTCTTCGCCCGCATGCGCCGCTCCGCCACCCCGCCCGACGCGCGCACCTTCGCCTGCGTCGTCCGCGCCTGCGTCGACTGCTCCTGCCCGGGCGCCGTCAAGGTCGTCCATGGCGTCGCGTCATCCCGCGGCATGTGCCGGCATCCGATCGTGGGGAGCGCGCTCGTCAGCGGGTACGCGAAGCTTGGCCTGGTGGACGATGCTCGCCGCGTGTTCGATGGATTGCGTGACCCGGACTTGATTCTCTGGAACTCCATGATGTCTGCGTATGGTTACCAGGGGATGTGGCATGATGGTCTACAGATGTTTTCGGCAATGTGGAGAGCTGGGGAGCAGCCGGATGGGTATTCAATGGTTTCCTTAGTCTCATgcttctgggatccggaagcaCTTGCATTTGGTCAAGTGGTTCATGGATTGTGTGTCAAAGGGGGTTTTGACTCCGGGCACCATGTGAGAAGTGCACTTGTTTCCATGTATATGAGATGTGGGTGCATGGAATCTGGCCAAAGCTTGTTTCGTAACTTTCCAGATGCGGATTTGGTTACCTGGTCGTCACTGATTACTGGGCTATTACAAACTGGCAAGTACATGGAGTCATTTGATTTGTTCCGACAAATGTGCTTTACTGGGAGGAGGCCTGACAGAATATTGATTGCTAGTGTTCTTTCCGCATGTGCTTCTACGACTGCTATCAGCTGTACTAGGGAGGTCCATTGTTATGTGGTCAGGCTTGGAGCTGATAAGGACATTAGAGTCTCATCTTCACTAATGGATGCTTATGCAAAATGTGGTTTTGCTGATCTCGGATATTGGGTGTTCCGCCAGATACCTAATAAGAACTCAGTCATGTACAACACGGTCATATCGAACCTTGGATCTCATGGTTTTGCAACTAAGGCCATTGAAGTCCTTGATGAGATGGTCAATGATGACCTGAGGCCTGATAGTGCTACCTTTTCtgctttgcttgctgcttgTTGTCATGTGGGAAACTTGGAGGAGGGATGGAAGTTGTTCAGGAGAATGAGGGATGAGTTTGAGATAGTGGTTGAAATGGAGCACTATGTGTACATGGTGAGGCTTCTCGCAACGTTTGGCCAGCTGAAGGAGGCATATGATCTTATTAAAACAATACAAATACAGCCAGATTGTGGTGTATGGGGTGCATTGCTTTGGGGTTGCTGTGTCCACCGTGATTCCAGCCTTGGGAGGATTGTTGCTGAGAAGCTTTTTGAATTCAATCCAGACAAAGCTGCTTACAGGGTCCTGCTCTCAAACCTTTATGCCTCACAAGAGATGTGGTGGGATGCTGAGGAGATTAGGGATGAATTGTCAAAAGAAGAAATGTATAAGAACATAGGGATAAGTTGGGTTGGTGAAGTAAAGAAATGA